Proteins encoded by one window of Longimicrobium sp.:
- a CDS encoding UPF0175 family protein: MNVAVPDDLVRSAGMTESDLVVEMALLLYQQERLTIEQAARFGRMDRMAFMHLLANRDIPLTLDVDDFEQDIATLRRLGRL, from the coding sequence ATGAACGTTGCGGTTCCGGACGATCTCGTCCGATCGGCAGGGATGACAGAGTCAGACTTGGTCGTCGAGATGGCGCTTCTGCTCTACCAGCAGGAGCGGCTGACCATCGAGCAGGCCGCCAGGTTCGGCCGGATGGATCGCATGGCGTTCATGCACCTACTGGCGAATCGCGACATCCCGCTAACCCTGGATGTCGACGATTTTGAACAGGACATCGCGACGTTGCGGCGGCTGGGCCGGTTGTGA
- a CDS encoding UPF0175 family protein — translation MGGSVLDEVLFVTHMTEDEFRLELAIMLYEREKVSMGWAADSSGVGRVTFQHLLASRGVAIPYDAAYEQDLAAIRAYEQGA, via the coding sequence ATGGGTGGATCGGTTCTGGACGAGGTGCTGTTCGTAACGCACATGACGGAAGACGAGTTCCGGCTGGAACTCGCAATCATGCTCTACGAACGCGAGAAAGTCTCGATGGGCTGGGCGGCTGACTCTTCCGGGGTCGGGCGAGTGACGTTCCAGCACCTGCTCGCGAGCCGCGGCGTCGCCATCCCGTATGACGCCGCGTATGAGCAGGATCTTGCCGCGATCCGGGCGTACGAGCAGGGCGCGTGA
- a CDS encoding DUF3368 domain-containing protein produces MIVVSDSSTLIAMGSVGRISLLATLYGEVLVPQAVWSEVVRDGRPGAREVASATWIRAVPVVNRLCVAELLKQVGPGEAEAISLAQESHAEVLLIDERRARRIAIDLGLPITGVLGVLLEAKQKGLIPALKPVLDEMTSTVAFRIKRRLYEAALRDAGEL; encoded by the coding sequence GTGATCGTCGTCAGCGATTCGTCCACGCTGATCGCCATGGGGTCGGTGGGCCGGATCTCACTCTTGGCCACTCTCTACGGAGAGGTACTCGTTCCGCAGGCGGTCTGGAGCGAGGTGGTGAGAGATGGCCGCCCCGGTGCTCGCGAGGTTGCGTCTGCAACGTGGATCCGAGCCGTTCCCGTCGTGAATCGCCTATGCGTGGCGGAGTTACTGAAGCAGGTTGGTCCTGGGGAGGCGGAGGCGATCAGCCTAGCCCAGGAAAGCCATGCCGAAGTTCTCCTCATTGACGAGCGCCGTGCTCGTAGAATCGCTATAGATCTCGGCCTCCCAATTACCGGAGTACTAGGCGTTCTACTTGAAGCGAAGCAGAAAGGATTGATTCCAGCGCTCAAGCCGGTGCTGGATGAGATGACCAGTACGGTCGCGTTCCGAATCAAACGTAGGCTGTACGAGGCCGCGCTTCGCGACGCGGGCGAACTCTGA
- a CDS encoding LEA type 2 family protein: MTRRTLTLTIFALVAFASAACTGFKRPEIELENVEIGSLGLTGGTVLVNVRVTNPNPIGVRAEDLRYELFIRAPRDSANENAWQRMSSGTYSERIEVGARQTRTVQVPVDFRYSELGDAFRSVLRSGQISYRANGTVRVRAAGSSREVPFRKTGSVMVLGGR, encoded by the coding sequence ATGACCAGACGTACCCTGACCCTCACGATCTTCGCCCTGGTGGCGTTCGCATCCGCCGCGTGCACCGGCTTCAAGCGTCCCGAGATCGAGCTGGAGAACGTGGAGATCGGCAGCCTTGGCCTTACGGGCGGAACGGTGCTGGTGAACGTCCGCGTGACCAACCCCAACCCCATCGGCGTGCGCGCCGAAGACCTGCGCTACGAGCTTTTCATCCGCGCGCCGCGCGACAGCGCCAACGAAAACGCCTGGCAGCGGATGAGCAGCGGCACCTACAGCGAGCGCATCGAGGTGGGCGCGCGCCAGACGCGTACCGTGCAGGTGCCCGTCGACTTCCGCTACTCCGAGCTGGGCGACGCCTTCCGCTCGGTGCTGCGGTCCGGGCAGATCAGCTACCGCGCCAACGGCACGGTGCGGGTGCGCGCGGCCGGAAGCAGCCGCGAGGTGCCCTTCCGCAAGACGGGCTCGGTGATGGTTCTCGGGGGCCGATGA
- a CDS encoding ABC-F family ATP-binding cassette domain-containing protein: protein MTIVRLQNAGKQYGDRWVFRNVSFTVAERERWGIVGRNGVGKTTLFRTMTGEEETTEGEVWRHPGLRFTLLKQNRGEQSAATVNEAALEPFADLVEMERRIAGELEQLGAEPDPAEASRLLKSYDRHVEEFRRRGGYEMRSRADATLEGLGFPQDTWEKPIRALSGGELGRLRLAQTLLAQPDVLFLDEPTNHLDLRSTEWLEEFLRGYPGTVMVVSHDRVFLERLADHVLHLEEQTAYPYTGGYESFLDQREARRELQRKQFEQQQAHIARTEAFIQKFIAGTRTKQAKSRRTLLGRLERVAAVGRDEKAMGLQFASGGRSGGVVMRVDGVQCAYGERVLFSPFSAEVSRAERIALVGPNGCGKSTLMRVLAGVAPPERGSVTMGTGVRPAYYRQDFTHLNPDRKIREEVAEAAPSLSFTELRSHLGRFLFSGDEQEARVGDLSGGEQARVALAKITLQKANLLLLDEPTNHLDIESREVLEEALEGYEGTVILISHDRAMLSSISTRVWAYEDGRFVDYPGTFDEWLEWSARRKSESAATATLARAAEPKGASAGSPSAGGAMSKNEIRRREREMQKLEARIAEIEERVGEIERALGDPALYAAGADPSRPQTLAAERDRLTAELAESYAAWEKVGEELAGV, encoded by the coding sequence ATGACCATCGTCCGGCTGCAGAACGCGGGCAAGCAGTACGGCGACCGCTGGGTTTTCCGCAACGTCTCGTTCACCGTCGCCGAGCGCGAGCGGTGGGGCATCGTCGGGCGCAACGGAGTCGGGAAGACCACGCTTTTCCGCACGATGACGGGTGAAGAGGAAACCACCGAGGGCGAAGTGTGGCGCCATCCCGGCCTGCGCTTCACACTGCTCAAGCAGAACCGCGGCGAGCAGAGCGCCGCCACGGTGAACGAGGCCGCGCTGGAGCCCTTCGCCGACCTGGTGGAGATGGAGCGGCGCATCGCGGGCGAGCTGGAGCAACTGGGCGCCGAGCCCGACCCGGCCGAGGCGAGCCGCCTGCTGAAGTCGTACGACAGGCACGTCGAGGAATTCCGGCGCCGCGGCGGCTACGAGATGCGCTCCCGCGCCGACGCCACCCTCGAGGGGCTGGGCTTTCCGCAGGACACGTGGGAAAAGCCGATCCGCGCCCTGTCCGGCGGCGAGCTGGGCCGCCTTCGCCTGGCGCAGACGCTTCTCGCCCAGCCTGACGTCCTGTTCCTGGACGAGCCCACCAACCACCTGGACCTGCGCTCCACCGAGTGGCTGGAAGAGTTCCTGCGCGGCTATCCGGGGACGGTGATGGTGGTTTCCCACGACCGCGTGTTCCTTGAACGGCTCGCGGACCACGTCCTGCACCTGGAAGAGCAGACGGCCTACCCGTACACCGGCGGCTACGAGAGCTTCCTGGACCAGCGCGAGGCCCGGCGCGAGCTGCAGCGGAAGCAGTTCGAGCAGCAGCAGGCGCACATCGCCCGGACCGAGGCATTCATCCAGAAGTTCATCGCCGGCACGCGAACCAAGCAGGCCAAGAGCCGCCGCACGCTCCTCGGCCGCCTGGAGCGCGTGGCCGCGGTGGGGCGCGACGAAAAGGCGATGGGGCTGCAGTTCGCGTCGGGCGGGCGCAGCGGCGGGGTGGTGATGAGGGTGGACGGCGTGCAGTGCGCATATGGTGAGCGCGTGCTGTTCTCGCCGTTCAGCGCGGAGGTCTCCCGGGCGGAGCGGATCGCGCTCGTCGGCCCGAATGGCTGCGGCAAGTCGACGCTGATGCGCGTGCTGGCGGGCGTCGCGCCGCCGGAGCGCGGCTCGGTGACGATGGGCACAGGGGTGCGGCCGGCATACTACCGCCAGGACTTCACGCACCTGAACCCCGACAGGAAGATCCGCGAAGAGGTGGCGGAAGCGGCGCCGTCGCTCAGCTTTACCGAACTGCGCAGCCACCTGGGCCGCTTCCTGTTCTCGGGAGATGAGCAGGAGGCGCGCGTGGGCGACCTGTCCGGCGGCGAGCAGGCCCGGGTGGCGCTCGCCAAGATCACGCTGCAGAAGGCCAACCTGCTGCTGCTCGACGAACCCACCAACCACCTGGACATCGAGAGCCGCGAGGTCTTGGAAGAGGCGCTGGAGGGATACGAGGGCACGGTGATCCTCATTTCGCACGACCGCGCGATGCTCTCGTCCATTTCCACCCGCGTGTGGGCGTACGAGGACGGGCGCTTCGTCGACTACCCGGGCACCTTCGACGAGTGGCTGGAGTGGAGTGCGCGCCGCAAGTCCGAATCGGCGGCCACGGCGACGCTCGCCCGCGCCGCCGAGCCGAAGGGAGCATCCGCGGGCTCGCCGTCCGCGGGCGGCGCGATGTCGAAGAACGAGATCCGCCGCCGCGAGCGCGAGATGCAGAAGCTGGAGGCGCGCATCGCCGAGATCGAGGAACGCGTGGGCGAGATCGAGAGGGCCCTGGGCGACCCCGCCCTGTACGCCGCCGGCGCCGACCCGTCGCGACCCCAGACCCTCGCCGCCGAGCGCGACCGCCTGACCGCCGAGCTGGCCGAAAGCTACGCCGCATGGGAAAAGGTTGGCGAAGAGCTGGCCGGCGTGTAG